The nucleotide window GTCGTTGCGCTGGTAGACCTCACTGGCGATTCTGACGCCACCACCACCGCAGCCAGCAACTAAGATATCCGCGTCGTCGTCCTCGTCAAGAAGGGTGCCGAGGTCACTCTCGACGAGAGTGCTGACCTCTCCGAGTGAGTTTCCACCAACGATCATACGGCCAACAGCGTCGTTACTGTCGAACGTCTCTCGCGCCTCCAGAGACATTCGGTCCACCTCTACTCGGTCTCGGACCTCTTCTAAGGGGAGAGTCTCTTCACCCTCAGTAGCTTCTGCTTGGATCTGGTTGTGATCTAGCCGCGGCTCGGCGTCAATTCCGTCACGGAGAAGTTCACGGACGAACTCAGAACGACTTCCGAAGCCTCTCGCCTCCTCCTTTTTATCAATCTCGTCTAGAAGGGGCTCTGGCACCCGCACGTTCAGTGGCTCCATCTTGTCTTACAATCGTAACACAGGATACTTCACCTTGTCGGTGTTTAGAGGGTTTGTTTCGTCTATCCAATAGCCGTTAAGATACGCATCCGCCAGCAATTTACGACCCCAGTGCGACGTACAACCGTTGCGTGAAGGTAGAATTCACATACGCCGGACAAGAGAGCTTGCGTCAACTCAACTCGGGCGCACAGGACGCAGTTCTCTCTGTTCTAGATGATCTCAATGGTGGTCATAAAGACCGTTCAGAAGTGTTGGAAAAAGATGCAGGAGGAAAGTACCACTATTTCGAGTTTGAGTTCTCTGGTGAGAGCTACACTGTAGTTGTGGATTTGACCCGGCACTACAGCGGGCTTGAGGACGAACTCGCAGTCGTCGATATGGGGCCGACATCTGACTTTTTGTTGGATAGTTAGTGATCAGTAGAGACACTGACCTGTTCTGACGGTGGTCGAGTCGTGTGCTCGTCTTCCAGCGATATCTGTTCCAAGTTGTCGCTGTGTTTCTCGTCTATAGAGAGGTTAGACTCCAGTTCGCACAGTACCTCGATACTACTCTCGTGAAGTTCGATAGCCGTCTCGCGCAACAACGCTACGTTCGGAGGCGAGATCTCCTCACAGTCGTCGATTGCCGCGAGAAGTCGCTGGAACTGGTTGCAACGAGAGTAGTACCGCACCACGGTTTCGTTTTCGTCACGGGAGAGGAGGCCGAGTGAGCCTGCATTCGATGTGTACACGGTGGTTGTGACCGTATCTTTCGGAAGAACGACATTAGAGGCGGACGGGTCTACTGTTTTTAATCTCGTCGCAACCGGTTCGGTGTGCTCGGAGTTTTCTCTAACTTCGACGTATAAACTTCGTCTGAGCTGTTTTCGTCGCCTGCTCTGTTTGTACACTGTATGTAAAACACGAGCGGCGACACCGCCGGCTGCACCCGCCAAGGCACTGACAAAGAGCGAGACACTAGCCATCGTCCTGTAGAAGTTCGCAGTTCAAAATAAAGGTATGTGGAGGCCAGTAGATCCACCACACGATTTACCACCCGACCGCCCCCACACCCGGACAGATGCTGTTCACTGCCGCCAGCCTCGCGGACGGTCGGACACGGGACGTACGGGTGACAGACGGGGAGATCACGGCGGTCGCAGAGTCGTTGGACGCCGACACCGGGGAGACGGTGATCGACGCGGCGGGGCGACACCTCCTCCCGGGCGCGGTGGACGTGCACGTCCACTTCCGCGAGCCGGGGTTCTCGCACAAGGAGACGTGGGCGACGGGGTCGCGGGCGGCGGCCGCCGGCGGGGTGACGACCGTCGTGGATCAGCCGAACACGACGCCGCCGACGACGACCGGTGCGGCGTTCGACGAGAAGGCGGGGCTGGCGCGGGAGTCACTCGTCGACTACGGGGTGAACGGCGGGGTGACGGCCGACTGGGACCCCGAGAGTCTGTTCGACCGCCCGGTGTTCGCGCTGGGGGAGGTGTTCCTGGCGGACTCGACGGGGGAGATGGGGATCGAGACAGAGTTGTTCGAAGGCGCGCTGGCGCGGGCCAGCGAGGCGGGCGTGCCGGTGACGGTCCACGCCGAGGACGCGACACAGTTCGAGTCGGCGGCGCTGGACGAGGCCGGCGACGGCGTCGGGCGGGCGGCGCCGGTAGACAGGTGGAGCCGGTACCGACCGGCGGCGGCGGAGGTGGCGGCCGTGGAGACGGCGTTGGCGTCGGCGGCGACGGC belongs to Halobaculum sp. MBLA0143 and includes:
- a CDS encoding dihydroorotase, coding for MLFTAASLADGRTRDVRVTDGEITAVAESLDADTGETVIDAAGRHLLPGAVDVHVHFREPGFSHKETWATGSRAAAAGGVTTVVDQPNTTPPTTTGAAFDEKAGLARESLVDYGVNGGVTADWDPESLFDRPVFALGEVFLADSTGEMGIETELFEGALARASEAGVPVTVHAEDATQFESAALDEAGDGVGRAAPVDRWSRYRPAAAEVAAVETALASAATADSQVHVAHTSTPEAVDAVAAADRAADDRRVTCEVTPHHLLLSRDDGERLGTYGRMNPPLRSESRREALYERVRDGTVDVIATDHAPHTTTEKEATLAEAPSGVPGVETMLPLLLGEVTADRLSLERVRDLVAANPAEIFGLPRKGTVAPGTDADLVLVDLDATEPVRGDRRHTDCGWTPFEGRTAVFPELTLVRGSVVYDGRDGETFGDAVGRNVRAAD